Within Eublepharis macularius isolate TG4126 chromosome 19, MPM_Emac_v1.0, whole genome shotgun sequence, the genomic segment gagcagtgaacaaaatcagcattattattatccccacaacacagctggggagctggagctgagaaaaggggcttacccaaggccacctgctgaactcacggcagtagtggaagtcgaaccagcagaataaTGGCTTGGAGCCccgccacttaaccactatgctactgcagctCCCGGGAGGTTCCACCGAGATATGAATTCGGATCGCTGGATTCAGCGGTAGCAGCAAAGCAAGATCACAAAAGGTGCTGGTGGGAAACAGGAATTATATTTACAGAGAATGGAGAGGGGGAAATTCTTTGGTTTCACGCAGCTGAAGAAATAGCAAAGGAAGCCAAAATCCCCCTAAAGCTTAACAAATGGTGTCTGAGCATTTCAGATATTTCTTGTTCACAGATTGGCTTGTTTTCAGAAGCTGATCATAACATTTCCTTTATCAAATACACAGAAGATACAGTGGAGGATAGCATGGGAATGGGTTCTGAGTGACATCTATGTAGATGCCAGATACAGGAAAGATGAGTCATGATGACTGAGCCTTTATCCACTTCCAGAAACTTCTCACCCTACTAGGACATATCTAGACAGCAGTTTCCTCATTGTTCGGAGCACAGGACAAATTAAGAGGCAGGTGAATTCCCTGGGACACCCCTAGATTCACTCTGGGACAGCAAGCCCATAGACTGAAGAATCTATATTGGGTCTTACATAGCCTCCATAAATGCAGACCTTCAGGCTAATGGATTCTGCAGCAATGGACTTTGAAGCATTAAAACAACTTAATGTTGCCTGTAGATACAGCcgatgtgaggataaaaagaaagACCTGGCTCAAACCTCCCCTCAGCTATGAAATTTACCGGGCAAGTCTAGGCAAGTCCATCTAGGGAACCCCACAGAGGGCGGAGTGGAGACCGATGCTTATTATCCCAAAGGCAAGATAGAAATTGTTGCATAACAGATAATGTTCCAGAGGCTTTCAGAGAGAATGTTAAAAGTCCTGTTTATGAAAAGCCTTCTCTCCTTGAActtctaaatttatttatttatttaatcgcatttctagactgccctccccttCAGAGTAGCCATAAACCCAACCCAACCCTCATGAGTGAACCTCTTCCATTCTAGGCTTCCATCATCCTAAAGCAGCCATGCTGCTTTTTGTTTCTAATACTACTAGGAGTACAACCATTGTGCATAAAGACAACAAATCTCACCATTCACACTTGTGGATGACGTATTTCTAACCAATTCCTTCCTACCAAGCATGATGCCTGAGGTCTTTTTACAGGATGCTGTCATATCCTAGAAGAGTGGAGTACATTAAATGGAAGAGGTTGGAAAGAACGTTGGAGCCCCATTGAGTAGTTGTCTTCAAGCCACGTTGAGTAGTGATCTGTTTCAGTTGACTCGGTGTAACAGGCACGGCACATGCTAGTAAGGTGAACATCAAATGAGATCCCGTTGTgggtttttggagttctttctggGTCTGCTGGGAACCATCCCCAGAACTGCTAGTTAGCGAAAGACTCTCTCATAGGACCTTAGCTTCTATGCAACAGAAACATTATGTGATATTACAACTCAGGTTGTCCCTCAGGGCTGCCACATATTTGAAATCACACGACATGATTACTCCATGTTTTTACCTCTAACAGTTACTTTAGAACTATAGTGAGTCACTTTTGAAGCTAGGCTGGGACATTTATCACTATCGGGGGATACCACAGAGAATAAACATGTATCTGATGGGGTGGGACATGAAGTAGCTGTAGTACATCCAATCAATTCCTCCTTCATCTGATCAATTGTATCTTCTATCTGCAAGTGCATATAGTAAAGCATTTTCTCCCTGTTGCAAACTAATCTCTTGACCAACTGACCCGACACTTTTGCCATAGTGAGATATGAGGTGGTTCAATCCACTTTGCCAGTCAATCTTGGTGCATCATTGGCGAGACGGTTCTAGAACATCTACAGATTTTAGTGTGTCCTGCCTGGCGGATGCTGCTGTCTGCAAACCATGTTGGAAGTGAATCAGAAGAGCTCGTTCTTTTGGATTTTAATTTTGAGGAGTATCAATTCccattcaaaatagtaaagagtccagcagccccttaaagactaaccaactttattgtaacataagctttcgagaatcacagttctcatcatCAGAACtgcgattctcaaaagcttatgctgcaataaagttggttagtctttaaggggctactggactctttattattttgctactacagactcatacggttaactcctctggatctaattcccATTCATTGTCTATTTTAATGAATTTCCACCTGTCCATAAATATGCATATGGTTTGCATTCTACCACGCTGCTCAGCCAAGAGTGAAGCTTTTTTTCAGCCTAGGGAGACTTCCTCCAGTGGAAGCGATTCAGAAAAGCTTCTTCCCTTAGCAGAGAGTTTCCAACTTGGCTGGGTGGTGTGGTAGGATACAAACCAGCATTTTAATATATCATTAAGTTTTCCACTTGCATCTTGAATGtctgagcctgagggccaagctacaagtgacgaatgacacttgaacggcaagtgtatttctccctgttcgcttgccctccactcaatccacttgccgttcaagtgtcattcgtcatgtgtagcttggccctcaggctcagaagcagaaggtctgcaggaagtccatcccttgttgcctaggaaactgattgattggcaccaggctgtctgcagtgatgaaccaaaaaacgaaccaaatgaaccagcctaaaagttggtggcggttcatcagaaatgggatctgacgaactgtggtttgcaaaccacggacCGGtgtggttcgtgcttaattttggtttgtatttcggttcatgcccatctctagtcctgatatCTATTAACCTATTGTGTTACTGTCATAGGGCAGCTAAAGGACAGAAGATGGTCTTTCCTTCTAAGAATGCATGGTAACTTTGCTATTACAAAAGTGCACTTACGGTTGTCCAGATGGTTTGCCAAGTAAAATCCTGTTATTGGCTGAAAGTTTGCATCTTAACCCAGATACAATATTACGGCTGATAATTAACACAAAATGTTAAGCCGCTAACTGGGAACAGAGGAATAAttttgcttcttttaatcaaagtGTACGTTTGGAAGCATTAAAGAGAAATGGAGACTGCCTCTGGCAACAGTGTTTGCATCTTTCTAGGGAAGTCCAAGGTAACTATTGATGCAGACAATACTATTCTCCTTTGAAGAGCTTACCATTTATTTctaattggccatttccacatggcttaccttgttccggaaaacagcgaaatcttgcatgaaatctcgtgagatttcgtgcgagattttgctgttttctggaacaaggtaagccatgtggaaacggccattgtttaACTTCATATGGCAAGCCCAAATGGGCTGTTGGTGGCTTACATATCCAAAGTCCTTCTAACGGAAGAGACACTTGCTTTGGAGTAAGGCTCCTAGGCAGCAGGAAGGTTTCagactttgctgagcagagtaaGATGACAGCCAGTATGCTGTCAGATATGCCCAACGTATCTGCCATGAGTGTCTTTCTGAATTATATTTTGACCCTCTGAGAATGTGTGAAGACTGAAGAGTATATAGTTACTGCTTGGTTGTTAGttacttatcttgcaggtgtctaCTTTTGATTCCTCGGCTGGCTTGGGAATGTGGCCTTGGAGTGCCAGTCGGAGCTGCATCACCCTGAGAATTGGACAGAACTcattcctttctccccccttccctcccgtACCCATCCTCCTGGATCCTGCACTCCAAAATCTCAACAGCAAACATGTGTAGGAAGTTACAGAGTTGGAGCACCCCTGTCGAATTTCACCGTTCTGCAGACTTGAAACCAAGGGTCTTCTTTAGGGCAGCATGGACCTCCCTGTTCCGAAGACTGTAGACCATTGGGTTGAGGAGCGGTGTGACTACAGAATAGCTCACCGAGATAAGTCGGTCCCTTTCCAAGTGATAACTCGTCTTTGGCCTCAGATACATGAAGGAGGCACAGCCAAAATGAATAACCACCACGGTAAGATGGGCCCCACAAGTGGAGAAGGCTTTCCGGTGGCTTCCATGAGTTGATACCCTTAGCACAGTCTTCAGAATATAGATGTATGAGAGAAGAATCAGCAACAAGGGAAAACCAAGGACTAACATACAGAGGAAAAGTAAGGCCGCCTCACTAGTACGAGTTTCTCCGCAGGCCAGTTCCAGGAGAGGTAATATATCGCAGTAGAAATGCTGGATAAGGTTATGGCCAggagaaaaggggtggtggaagaTGGCTGCAGTCATGCCAGCAGCAACGCAGAATCCACCAAAGGAACAGACAGTGATCAGCTTGATGCACGTCTTTCCATCCATCCGTGCCACATAGCGCAGTGGATCCCGGATAGCCACTGAGCGATCATATCCCATAGCAGCCAGCAGGAAGCAATTCGTGGAAGCCAAAGCAGACCCAAAGAACATCTGAGCCACGCAGCCGGGGAAAGAGATGGAAGAGACACCACTGGGTGATGCCAAGCCCCGTAACATCTTGGGAACAACAACGAAGCTTACCAACGTCTCCGAGAGGGCCAAGGTGCACAGGAAAATGTACATCGGTGTCTGAAGATGAGTGTCTTTCCATACTGCCAAAGCCAAGAGGATGTTACCAGACAAGGTGAGAAGATAAAGGACCAGGAAGATGACTAGCAGGGTGAAGCGCGTCTCAGGCACTTGGGACAATCCAAGCAGTAGGAACTCAGAAATTCTGGTTTGGTTCTCCTGGGCGTCATTAGCTATAAAACGAGATATTTGGGGTTAATAGCAACACACAGTCCAGGGCACAGAAAATATAGGAACAGCAGAGAAGCCAGCTAGGGAGAGAACTGTTACCAAGTTCATGATTCCTcaaaagaactgcaggatttgagtccagtggtaccttaaacaCCACTTTGTTTACCACCACTCTGTTATACCCAGAAAGCATGGAAGCATTGCTATGGGGTTTTTATTCAAGCGAAGATATGTAAGAGCTACGTTATGGTGGCTGCCTCTTGATTCTTAACTATTTATTATGACACTATtcagattttaattgtttttaggttttttaatgtatttattgatcgtgtaatattgttatgattatgttttaaatgatgtaatccgccctgagcctgttcgcggggagggcggaatagaaatataataaaataaaaataaaataaaacaaacaagatcTGTCAAAGattttctttgactctggaaggcttacactctggaaatctttttttttttttgaagggtGATTGATTGGCCTCTTggcgctcttttttttttttaaagaacagtattaatgaaacaaaacaaaacaacactgTACAATATTAAATTCAAGCAACAACTTAACAACCATTGTTATATAACCTTCTGACTAACGAATACAAGATATACTAATTATTATAACACGTAAATAAGTAGAGTGGTTATAACTCAAAAAGAATATATATCGTATCATGTCctcttaataacataataataacattcgatttatataccgcccttcaggacaacttaatgcccactcagagcggtttacaaagtgttattattaccccacaacaatcaccctgtgaggtgggtggggctaagagagctcaagagaactgtgactcgcccaaggtcacccagctggctttgtggaggagtggggaatcaaacccggctctccagattagagtcccgtgctcttaaccactacaccaaactggctcttcatctTATCAAAAATCTATTGTTCAGATTTCCGGGTTTATGATTGCATAGTAAGGTAATTTTGAAACTAATAAGTCATTCtcagacaagaaatctaaaaaggGGTACCACTTCGCATAAAAATTTGTAGGTTTGGAGGGATTCATTAGTAACTGCATTCTCTcggttattttttccataatgagCTGTTCCCATACCttcaaatattaatattaatatatataatatattaatatatattcaTTGTTAATATTAGGTGGGAAATGTGACTTCCATCTAGACGCTATTGTATTTTTGGCAGCAGCTAAAAGTGTTAATATTAAATCTTTCTGCTTCCGTGGTATTGTTGAGTTTTTCCACACATCTAGGAGGATCAATCCAGGACGCAAgggactctggaaatcttgttggtctctaaggtgccactggtctcaaatcctgctgtttgacGAACATGTCAGAACAGTTTCATGCAATGGGAGCATTCTCTTCTTTCCCTCTTAGCTCCTGAAAAATATCTTTGGCTCAGCTGGCCTCCCTCCCCACAGCCAGGTTAGCACCAATACGGAAAGATATTCTTTTGCAAAGCCCAAGAAGTTTATTGGCAGTAGGGATTGACTAGAATCTGGGGTTCTAGAGGGGCTAGAATTCGGGAGAGCCATgttcagttccccactctgccattggGAGACCCTCGTCcaactcacagggctgttgtgaggacagagtGGGGAATGTAGAGTTATTCAAGCAACTACTTGGAggaagatcaagatgagtaggcgatatgtgttagtctgtctgtagcaaaaacagcaGCAAAAGCAACAGCAAAACAGCAATTCACAGCCCGGGTGAATCAGACTGGTGGTCCATCTCGTCCAGCATCCcgtctcacagtggccaaccattgGAGGGCCAACCACAGTGCTATGGGGCTGTCCTTCCCCTGATGTTACTGCATAGCAATGGTATCCAGAGGTTTACGGCATCTATTCTGACTATGTGTCAGGTCTGCtgcccacagtactgccatattacTTTTTACTACTGtaactttccagtgttgtttgtctgcaggtttcaGAAGACAGCTGGGGTTCCCAGGACAGTCTTATCTAGcatggctagccacagaccttggaggagttactttcacattcccagGCCTCTACAGTCACTtggcatatggggggggggggggcgggatggaaaggagggtttgatatactgcaaCATGTAACTAGCATGTCATtttcaacaaagctttgtgttcagccagaagctctcaatgcctttggattatctatggacacctgtactttgaatataatctttcaataaataacctttgactcaagagaccttggatttcttgctgcaaggggtgggagtaacttgaactccatagactgacactatGGAAGTCTGGCAGATGTTAGCATCATGTTACCTTTTTGTTTTCTAGAAAGGCTTTGATACCTTTTAATACCCTCGTGAGCTACAGAAACGGAAGAGGTGGATGGAGCTTTAGCATTTCTttccctattttttaaaaatattcctaaTGGTTGTGTTGGGGAAATTAAACCAATACTCTTAGCCAATTGTAGATTTCCCCACTTCACTACTAGTCTGAGtttctctacatgttactaagtacctggggAAGTACAGGAGTATATATCTAGTcctcctcaattcatgtgcaagctgttcttgctcaatgtatgtgaatgccactttcacaggagctccctttgtgtgactgcgtctgcaagtgattctggaaggcaaagcagcaattctgtttttgctgtgagaacaagtactgtaggctcctttgaattgcaatttgcatttctttaaggtgtgagaaagggTCAAGAATGAAGGGCAGTGGGAAGTGGGAGAAACCAGGATAcgtttagcagttgaggaggaactgatatcaaacacgtGATGCGGAGCAAATTGATGTGCGACTGTGTGCTCGAGTATGGAGAGAGACTGAGAAACCAACTCAAGGCATAAACTTGGGAATCATGGAAGAGAAAGGGTTATTTAGCAATAAGGCTTTGATACTGTCAATTAGATTTTTGAATGCATACAGGCAAGCATTAGCAGACTGCATTTATACCTTTCAGTCAACATAAAACAAATTGCTAACAGTACAAAAGATTGCATACAGTTCTATAAACAAGTCTAATCAGAAATACATGATCTTCTGAGAATGATGGATTGACAGATGATAGTTTACATTTGGGAATGAGAGCAGTCTAACAGGCACCCACAAACCCATGGTAAAACTGAAGAGGCAGTCATTCAAGGCTAGAGCTGGAGGATATATATTAACTTGTTTGTTCTTTCAGAATAGGATAGAATAATAAGTCAGAGATCATCTTTGAGGAGGTACAAACAGTAACAGTGGCTCTGGTAGTTATCGTGACATTCTTTGAAATTCGCCCTCTCAAGGCTAAGAGTAAAAGAAACACAtgtagctttgtgtgtgtgtaaaaaaacgAGCTGACGGCAACTCTTAATGGCCTTCAGGCTGCAACCGCTTAATGTGGCAGCATAAATGGTGATCAAAAAAAGTGTAAGAGAGATTTATGGGTAGAATTTGAACAATCTAGTCCGATAAATAGAGTGCCAATAGAAATTCTCTAACAGATTGCTACTACAAACAATTGACAAGAAGTGCACAACTGTAAATAAAGATTATCGTCACTCAGAGGTTGATAGATGTGTGTACAATTTCCCTGTGAAATGGCATTAGTCTTTTGGAAAAATCCTGGATATTCCATGCATATCTGGAATGAAAATTtgtctggatgaatatttgtcagagatgctttaggctgatcctgcactgggcagagggttggactagatggtctgtatggccccttccaactctatgattctatgaaaaacaATCTTTCCTTTTTCTCATTCCTTTTTGGGTGGAATGCATTGACAATCCTACTCTAAAGGTAATTTATGTACTGCTCAGTATGATTGCTTCCTAGTAATGGTTCCACTTTTTAAAACTGTGTTCCTAAAAAGCTACAGACACAAGAAATTGGCTTGGAGAAGGGTGCAGACAGTGCAGCTTAGTGGATAGAGTGGAATGATGGATTCAAATTCTAATTCAGCCATAAACCTACTGCCTgcgtacctcacagggctgttgtgaggataaaatattcAGGAACTGCGTGCTCCCCTCTAATCTCCTTGGCGGGGGGCAGGATAAAATCTGACAAATAAATCCAAATGTTATTGGATTGTACAGAGGACTACAGAGTTGAAATGGCATATTTATATGAAACTCAGACAAGTTTGGTGAATCTGAAATTGGAATATTATTGATTTTCTGAGTGAGACAAGAAAAAATGAAGTGATGATCCgaggatttgatttctaagaagataaatttggggaaaataaatagaagggggcagtattgaaaaggtaaattctggaggtatcaaaactacaagtataatgtttgtaaagatacGATAAGTGTTGTAGGGGAAAATAGAAAATGGAAATATGTattgtttttctttgttctttttctttaatttttattttctttttctctcttctttttaaatttctttttctcttccttctcttttctcttcccaTTTTATTCGTTTTTTAATCTTATCAATATAATAAAAAGTAttctaaaaaaatgaaattggaaTATTGATGCGAGAGTTTTCCTTTCCCAAGTTCGTACCACTTTGTCCTGAACTTCTTGATTTGACATGGTCAAGAAGACTGACTTCCATCCTCAAGAAAGGTTAATCTAGAGGCAGAAATATAGtgagctctggccctggtcaaaAACAACAGTGGATCAGTAAATATGCATTGAATGGTGATCTTACCTCCCAGAACTGGGTTAGATTTGCACAAAGCTGTTCTTCCTCGCAAGTCTTCCTGACTCAGAGAAAAAGAGTCTTTAAAGGTTAAGTGAACAGGAGCCATTGAAGTCTTGTGCTTGACTTGCAGGGCAAAACAGTAATaatcaataaagaaataataacagGATTTATTTAAAATGCTTCTTCTGTCTGCTGGGAGGATATTAATTAGCTGCAGAACCAGGCTTCTTCCCAGGGGATCAGACCCAAGAAAAGCCAGAATACATTTGAATCCAGTTTGGGTTGTTCTAAGCAATTTTGAGcaggttggtctctaaggttgccaacctccagctgggaaaaggagggagaaaCGGATAACCGCAAGGGGAGGAAAGGTTCAAAAGCTCACAGATACAAGAATAAACTTTGTAATGTGATCAATAAATATCAAGTCTCATCCAATATAAATTTACATAGTCAGAATAGCAATAAAGCAAATTTCATACTCAATAATGATTATGTGCAGGCAAGCCGCTCAAGAGAACCTGCAAAGTTCGCAGTCCAACAGATGAAGTCCACCAATTGACTGGTCTCCACTGTATTTACCATTGGGTTCGTTTACTCCTTGACCTCATTACAgtacgaacttggctttattgcTATTCTGACTATGTATATTTTTTATGTGTAGCAAAGGTTGGAAGCCCAATCTATCTCCATGAATTCTTAAGTCCAAAGAattcagggctttataggtcgacaccaaaaccttgaaccggacccagtactcaaccggtaaccagtgctgctgacggaggatgggtgttatatgtgccatgattggagctctgtaACAGCACCATTGTGCGTTAAATATGGCACTTGAATGTTTCTTGGTCTTGTGACTGATAAAATATTGTGTGTCGGTGGAAATATTGGCCCCTGACGAAGTGAATGCAGTATGAAACAAGCTGAACatcaagccggcagcttgtagggccaggtGAAGCCCCCAGTGGGCTTGCATCCTGTCTTTTGAGATCCACCTTCTCATGAGGAAACCCACAGAAATTTACTTGTCCTTCACGACGCTGCTCCTTGCAATCTGTCAGGAGTTTGTCATCCTTACCGGTGCTTTTCCTGTGTTTCAACATCTTCATCTAAGCAACAAACTGGACTTGGTTTACTATTTTGTTTCCAATTTCCACCTGGAGGTCTGCAGTTTAGCACAGGCTGAAATTTCATGCTGAAGAGGATTTGCTTCTGCAGTACTTCCCCAAGGGACTTTGGTCATGGGATCTTTTGGATTCACCTTTGTATTTAATT encodes:
- the LOC129346502 gene encoding olfactory receptor 10Z1-like — translated: MSPCVCIVVSYARIVATVLRVPSAKGKRKAFSTSNDAQENQTRISEFLLLGLSQVPETRFTLLVIFLVLYLLTLSGNILLALAVWKDTHLQTPMYIFLCTLALSETLVSFVVVPKMLRGLASPSGVSSISFPGCVAQMFFGSALASTNCFLLAAMGYDRSVAIRDPLRYVARMDGKTCIKLITVCSFGGFCVAAGMTAAIFHHPFSPGHNLIQHFYCDILPLLELACGETRTSEAALLFLCMLVLGFPLLLILLSYIYILKTVLRVSTHGSHRKAFSTCGAHLTVVVIHFGCASFMYLRPKTSYHLERDRLISVSYSVVTPLLNPMVYSLRNREVHAALKKTLGFKSAER